The DNA window AAAGCCACGTTCACCTTCAGCAACAGCGTCGATTACGCCGCCTGGAAAATTGAACGGCACACCGGTGTGCGCGTGGAAATCACGCCGCTGCTGCGCCGCCACCCGATTCTGTGGGGCTTGAAAGTAGCCAAGCAACTGCTGCAGCGCGGCGTGTTACGCTAATTCTCTACAAATACAAACTACAAAACCAATGCACTTTCAATGGAGACAAACATGAACACTCTGTACCGTTTACTCATTCTTTCCTTCATCCTGATGCTGAGCGCCTGCACCACGATGTACCTGGAAGGTTTGGAAAAAGTCGGCATTCCCAAACGCGACGTGATGGTCTACCGCGTTGAGAAAGCGCGCGACACACAACAGGAAACCAAGGAGCAATTCAAATCGGCGCTGGAACAATTCACCGCCGTAACCAACTTTCAGGGCGGCGATCTCGAAGCCACCTACAAAAAACTGAACGATGCATACGAAGCCAGCGTCAGCAAGGCGGAAGAAGTCAGAAGCCGCATCGCCGATATCGAAAGCGTCTCGGAAGCGCTGTTTAGCGAATGGAAGCAGGAAATCACGCAATACAGCAATGCATCGCTGCGGCAAAACAGTCAGAAAAAGCTTGATGCCACCCAGGTGCATTACCGTCAATTGATCACCTCGATGAAACAAGCGGAAGCCAAAATCGAACCGATTCTCACGGTGTTTCACGATCAAGTCATGTATCTCAAGCACAACCTGAATGCGCGCGCCATCGCGTCGCTCAAGGGCGAATTGGGCAACATCAAATCCGACGTGTCGGCGCTGGTTTCCTCGATGGAGAAGTCGATCAATGAAGCCAACGCGTTCATCAGCACGATGGAAAATAAATGATGATGGCTCCTTGCTAGGGTTTTCTCATGGCGTTAAAACCGACCATCTATAAATTCAAAATCGCGCTGACCGACCTCAACCGCCCGTATTACGACACGCTCAACCTGACCGTCGCGCAGCATCCGTCCGAAACGCTGGAACGCATGATGGCGCGTATGCTGGCGTTTTGTCTCAATGCGCAGGAATCGCTGGCATTCACCAAAGGATTGAGCAGCGCGGAAGAACCCGACCTCTGGGCGCACACTCCGGACGGCCGGATTGCGCTATGGATCGATGTCGGCGAACCCGCTCCCGAACGTATCAAAAAAGCCACCCGGATCGCGCAAAGCGTCAAAGTGTACAGTTTCAATTCCAAATCCGATGTCTGGTGGACGCAGGAGCAAGCCAAGTTCAATCCGCTGAATGCCGCCGTTTTCCGGTTCCAATGGCCGGATATTCAGGCATTGGCCAGGCCGGTGCAGCGCACGATGGACATCTCGGTCACCGTCAGCGAACAATCCGCTTATGTCGCGGCCGAATCGGGAGAATGCGAGGTGAGTTGGACGGTGTTACAAGCTACCGACTGATTCCGGCTTGTCATGCAGTGAGCGCTAGCTCAAGTTTTCGAGATACGTTTTGAGCGCCAGCGCATGGCTATGCGCCTTATCCTTCGCGCCGTAAACCAGTGTAACCGTACCGCGGTGCAGCTGTTCGACGAGTTGTCCGACCGCTGCCGGATTTTGATCCAATTCCTGAAAGTAACGATTCCTGAATTCATCCCATTTCAACGGATCGTGGCCGAACCACTTGCGCAGCGATGTGCTGGGCGCTATATCCTTGAACCACCAATCGATGCGCGCCGTATCCTTGGAGACTCCGCGCGGCCATAGCCGGTCTACCAAAATCCGGAATCCGTCGCTTGGTTCAGGCGGCTCATAGGCACGTTTCAGTAAAATGGTCATCATGGTCACCACGCTAACAATCTCAAGAACTCTATGGACTCCATTGAACCGGCATGAGTTCTATAGTCACAGCAATCCTGATGAAACAAAAAGCTTATTCAATCGGCACAAACCGATTCGGCAATGTACTGGAAGATCGAATTGACGGAAAAACCGAACCACTGCGGCGAATCCTCATGATGCGCGCCAATCACCCTGCCGGCCGCTTTTTTATCCGGATACAACAGCATCGTGATCGAGCGCGCTTTGTCGAGCGTGCAATCAAATTCATACAATGTTTTTACCGCATGGTACTCGCCTTTTTGCTTTTCTTCGTAGCTGGATAGCAACCAGACTTTCCTGAACTGGTTCTCTTTCCGCATTGTCTCAGCATCGAAATAATGCGCTTCGCCCGGTTTTGCCGCAGCATTCAGTTCAATCCACCCGGCTTGCGCGGATGCGGCGGTCAGCAGTAAAACTACCAATAAACATTTTTTCATGATGAATCGCTATAATGAACTTGTGTCCAGTCACTTTCTTTCCGCGGAATTCCCCAAGTTGCAGGCCATCTCCCCCGGATTTTGTGTCTTTGTTGCAGAAAGCAGCAAGGATCAGCCATTTTGCCACTAAATAGTTTCCACTGTTGATGTTTTCAACTATTCTTAGCATCCAGCAATCCGGCGATACCGGATACTTTTTTGCGTTGCTTCGATGGTACAAAAATTGGCATAAAAAATAGTGTGCGCGGATATTTTTCCTCGCTTGGCTTACTGAAGCAGTATTTGTGTTCAATCAATTTGATGTGTGCTTGAAATTGACCGCTCTTTATGAATAGCTTTAATCTGGAGTTAAATATAATGGAAGAATTGAATCAAGCCTGGGTGATGTTGAAGCTTGGCGGGATCATCATCGTGCCGCTGGGTTTGCTGGCGATTGTCGCGCTGGCGATCATGATTGAGAAAGCGTTTATCTACTGGCGTTATGCGCGCCTTTCCAACGATTTGCTGAACCTGGTGGAAACCTACGGTTTCAAATGGAACGATCTGGAAAAAATACTCTCCGGGCTGGACAGCCGCCACTATTACAAGCGCTTCTTTGAAGTGGTGATTTCCAACCGCCATCAACCGGCTTGGTGGACGGAATCGCGCGCTGCCGACGAAGCGCAGATCATCGAAGAATCGCTGGCGCGCCGCTTATGGGCGCTGGAAACCATCGTCACCGCAGCGCCGCTGCTGGGGCTGGTCGGTACCGTGGTGGGTATGATGCGTGCCTTCCAGGTGATCGGCAGCGAAGGCGTGGTGAATCCCACCGCAGTCACCGGCGGCGTCGCGGAAGCGCTGATTGCCACGGTAGTAGGTTTGGCGATCGCGCTGGTAGCGCTGTTCGGTTTTAATTACTTTTCCCGCTTGCAATCGCTGACGATGGATGAAATGGAACGCCTCGGAACGCGATTGATCGATAACATCCGTCTGGATCAACAGGGCGCGAACGATGAAGCTCCGTAAATCGCGACCGATTCAGAAAGGCAGAATCGAAATCATCCCGATGATCGACGTGATGTTTTTCTTGCTGGCAACCTTCATGCTGGCTTCGTTATCGATGCAAAACCTGGATTCGTTGCAAGTTGATCTACCCGAAGGGCAGGCGGAAAAGCTCAGCGCGGAAAAACCGGCTACGCTGACGCTGACCAAAGACGGCAAAATCTATATCAATCAGACTGCGGTCACGCTGGATACGCTGGCCAGCACACTCAAACCGCTACTCGCCGACTCCAAGCAAAAATTGATCGTATCGGCGGATAACGAAGCACCGCAAGGAATTGTCGTGCAAGCCATGCTACGCGCCCGCTCCGCCGGTGCCCAGCACTTTCTGATCGCGGTCAAACATAAATAACGCGAACCGGCATGGCAAGCTCCCGCTCGAGAGACATTCGCCTATGGTGGCCGTTGCCGCTGGCTACGCTCGTCTGGCTGTTGATCGTCTGGGGCTTGGGATTTTTCCTGTCGTTACCGGAAGTGAAAATTGAACCCCCGCCCCCCATCGCCGCGAGCTTTATCGATCTGCACGAGGATGATAACGCCACCAGCTCGATGCCTGCTTCTACGCCAAGCCCGCCAACGCCGCAACCGGAAAAACCGAAGCCCGTAGCAGAGCCTACGCCAACGCCGAAAACATTGCCGAAACCCGCACCGGCCCCGTCGGCGCGGCCGCAAACCAAACCCAAGGCAGCCGAGAAACCCACTAAGCCCAAAACACCCGTTCCGGCGAAAGAAGTCGCCAAAACCAAAGCGCCGCCGGAACCGCCCGCCGATGCGCCTACGGATCTTTCCGACTATATCAATCAAGCCAAAGCACGGCGCCGCGCGGAAGGGGGGTTGTTCGATACACCGGATTCGGCACCCGCCCCCGCTGCCAAGCAGCCTTCCGCGGATGAAGTGCGCATGGCCAACATCCGGCGCAATCTGCAAAACCCCGGTACCAGCGGTATTTTCCAGATTATGCGCATCGGCCCGCGCACCGCCGAATTTACCTTCCGCGCCTGGACCACGGGGCAAAGCAATCCCAAGCTGCAGACGATCCAAGTGCAGGCCGGTCCGGACGGCAGCGTCGAACTGGCCATCATCCGCCGCATGATTCAATTGATTCGCGAGCATTACAAAGAAGATTTCAACTGGGAATCGCACCGCTTGCATCGCGTCGTGGTGTTATCCGCACGCGAGAAAGATTCTGCAGGATTGGAAGAATTCCTGATGCGCGAGTTTTTTATCAATCCTGTACGTTAGTATCTCCCGGACTTAAGGACGCTCTGAGAAACGACTACGCTCGACCATTGTTTGCATTTAAGGAAACGCTGATTAATTCGGCGGACGAGATGAAGCACGAGGCGCACGGAATGCAGCAACCGAGACATATCAACAAGATAGGCGAGGGAGCGAGTACCGCGCAACGAAGTGATTCGCTCGTATAGCCAATTAATCAGCGTTTCCTTAAATCAAGCTCAAAATGCGCATTTATCACTCGTAAACTACGCTTTTTCGTCTGATTCCGCCTTGCCTGATCATCGTTCGCTACCTTTTTCAGAGTTTCCTTAAGAAACATTCTTAATCAGTCGTAACTGTAAAAACAGGAAAGCATCCGCCAGTCGATCGACATCCTGTTTTTATTCAAATAAAACATTACGATAAATAAATTTCACCTGCTCTTCCGCGTACTAATTTGTGATGACAAGCAATACCACAATCGAGGTTTCCGTTAATGATTTGCAACCGGGAATGTTCGTCAGTGACCTTGACCGGCCCTGGCTTGAGACGCCTTATGCGATTCAAGGCATCCTGATTCAATCCCAGCATGACATTGACAAGCTGAAACGCTATTGCGCTCATGTTTACGTGGATATCGACAGAAGCGAGCCCTTCGTTGCGCAGCAACACCTGCCGAACGCCGGTACTGCAAAGGTTTCAATGGCTTCTTCCGCCCCGCAGTCCGCAACGCAACAACACCTGCCGCCTGCCGGTTCCCGCATTTCGCCCAGCGCTGCAAACTGGCATCAGCCGCCCGTGACATCGACAGGCAATGAATCGCTGGATGTGCTGAAACGGGTGAAAACCTATACTAATACCTGCACCGCGGAGCAAGAAATCCCGGCGGCTGTGAAAGCGTACAACATCGCTTCCACCTTATTCAGCGATATCAGTGTCAACCTTGAGCACGACATCAAGATCGACATGCACAAGGCTCACGAAGTCGTCGACACCTTGTGTGAAAGCATCATCCGCAATCCCGATGCAGCGCTGTTGCTGGCGCGGTTAAAAACCACCGGAAAAGCGCTTTACGATAACGCCATCAAAACTTCCGTCCATTTGCTCGCTTTCGGACGGCATCTCGGTCTTCCGCGCCAGGAACTGTCGATACTCGGCTTGGGCGGATTGCTGATGGATGTCGGCAAATTACGTCTGCCCAAAGCGATTCAGAACAAAAGAAATATGGCGCTTACACCCGACGAGCGCAAACTGACCAAGCGGCACATCGCCTATGGCGAAGAGATTGTCGCACAGCTCAGCGACATACCGGAGGAAGTCACTAAAATCCTTCTGCAGCATCATGAACGTGAAAACGGCAATGGCTATCCCTTCGGTTTATACGCCAATCAGCTGCACGCTTATGCGCGCATGGCGTCGATTGCCGATTGTTACGAAGAACTCACCTGGGGAGACTCCGGCATGCCGGGCATGAAGCCGTTTCATGCCTTGAAGGAACTGAAAGAAAATGCGCAAAACGGCCTCAATTATTCTTTGGTGGAACAATTCGCGCAGTGCGTCGGCATGTTTCCGGTAGGCAGTCTGGTTGAGCTCAATACCGGCGAAATTGCCATTGTGCTCACCCATAATCGGACACAGCGGTTCCTTCCCAGTATTATGATTATTTGCGATGCGCAAAAAAAACCGTACAGCACCCCGTTGACCCTGGATCTGAGAACGGCCGGCAAAAGCCCGGCCGGTGTCCAGTATGCCATTGTCAATGATCTGCCCCAGGGCGCTTACGGAATTGATCCTCAACAATATTACTTATAAGCCGCCGGAACTGACCAGCGCCCTGCATTTATGACGGTACTTGCCTATCAGAGTTTTCTAATCAAAGCGTCGCAAAAACTGAACGATGCACACCCATCCAATTTCCGCAAAGCCGTGCTGATCGTCAACTTTGAGCGGCTGGCGGAGCTGGATGGCGTGCTTGGATTTACCGTCGTTGACGACATGCTGCAACAAATCGCCGCTCAGCTCAGAAGCGCTCTGAATCCGGGAGATCTGGTCGGCATTACCGGACGTTATCAATTATGCTGCTTGCTGGCCAATCTGCTCACCGATGCGCACGCCATGTTGGCCGCGCATAAAATTATCCGGATTCTGGCGCAGCCTTTTGCATTCGGCAGGAGAAGCATCATCCTGGCTCCGCGCATTGGCGTGGCGTTACAAAACGACAGCAGCCGGACGTTGGATCAGCTGATGAGCAACGCCAGCTCGGCAGTCCGCCGGGCAAAACTGGAGCAAGATCCGATCACGCTGTTCCTTGCCGAATTGGAAGATCCCTTGCTTTTTCATATCGATCTCTGGTCCGATCTGGGCCATGCCATCGAAACCGGCGGCTTGTATTTAGGCTATCAACCGCAAATTGATATTGCCAGCGGCAAAATCAAGTCAACTGAAGCGTTGCTGCGCTGGGTTCACCCCCATCACGGGCCGATCCGGACCGATAAATTGATCCAGATCGCGGAAGGTACCGCCTTGATGCCCAAACTCACGCTGTGGGTTTTTCATACTGCGCTGCGAGAATGCGCCGAATACCGCAAGGCCGGATTGCATGCCGGAGTTTCGATTAATTTCTCCGCCGACGATCTGCGCGATCCGGAACTCACGGAACTCGTTTCCCAGGGTTTAGCCTTATGGAACGTGCCGCCCGGCGATATCACCATCGAGCTGACCGAAACGGCCGTGATGGCCAATCACTCAGGTACGCTGGATACCTTATATAAACTGAAGGACATGGGTTTAAAACTGGCCATGGACGATTTCGGAACCGGCTATTCATCAATGGCGCGCATGCTGGATTTGCCTTTGGATGAAGTAAAAATCGATATGATCTTTGTCAGGCACATGGCAACCCGCCATAAGCATGACCGCATCGTCGATTCCATGATCACGCTTGCGCACCGACTTAATCTATCGGTTGTTGCCGAAGGCGTGGAAGATCTTGCCACTTACCATCGCCTGCAAACATTGGGATGCGACGTGATCCAAGGTTACCTGATTGGCAAGGCCATGCCGCTGCCGGAACTCATCGCAACCGTCCACAATCAATCCCTCGATTTCTTGCAAACTCGGCCGCGCACGGTTACCGAAGGGTGAGCTGTAATCAGCCCGTAAGCTCTGCCGGATTAATCCAGCCCCGGAATCCGGAACTCATCCCGGTCAACGGACAAG is part of the Gammaproteobacteria bacterium genome and encodes:
- a CDS encoding DUF488 domain-containing protein codes for the protein MTILLKRAYEPPEPSDGFRILVDRLWPRGVSKDTARIDWWFKDIAPSTSLRKWFGHDPLKWDEFRNRYFQELDQNPAAVGQLVEQLHRGTVTLVYGAKDKAHSHALALKTYLENLS
- a CDS encoding DUF2959 domain-containing protein codes for the protein MNTLYRLLILSFILMLSACTTMYLEGLEKVGIPKRDVMVYRVEKARDTQQETKEQFKSALEQFTAVTNFQGGDLEATYKKLNDAYEASVSKAEEVRSRIADIESVSEALFSEWKQEITQYSNASLRQNSQKKLDATQVHYRQLITSMKQAEAKIEPILTVFHDQVMYLKHNLNARAIASLKGELGNIKSDVSALVSSMEKSINEANAFISTMENK
- a CDS encoding MotA/TolQ/ExbB proton channel family protein, translating into MEELNQAWVMLKLGGIIIVPLGLLAIVALAIMIEKAFIYWRYARLSNDLLNLVETYGFKWNDLEKILSGLDSRHYYKRFFEVVISNRHQPAWWTESRAADEAQIIEESLARRLWALETIVTAAPLLGLVGTVVGMMRAFQVIGSEGVVNPTAVTGGVAEALIATVVGLAIALVALFGFNYFSRLQSLTMDEMERLGTRLIDNIRLDQQGANDEAP
- a CDS encoding EAL domain-containing protein, whose translation is MTVLAYQSFLIKASQKLNDAHPSNFRKAVLIVNFERLAELDGVLGFTVVDDMLQQIAAQLRSALNPGDLVGITGRYQLCCLLANLLTDAHAMLAAHKIIRILAQPFAFGRRSIILAPRIGVALQNDSSRTLDQLMSNASSAVRRAKLEQDPITLFLAELEDPLLFHIDLWSDLGHAIETGGLYLGYQPQIDIASGKIKSTEALLRWVHPHHGPIRTDKLIQIAEGTALMPKLTLWVFHTALRECAEYRKAGLHAGVSINFSADDLRDPELTELVSQGLALWNVPPGDITIELTETAVMANHSGTLDTLYKLKDMGLKLAMDDFGTGYSSMARMLDLPLDEVKIDMIFVRHMATRHKHDRIVDSMITLAHRLNLSVVAEGVEDLATYHRLQTLGCDVIQGYLIGKAMPLPELIATVHNQSLDFLQTRPRTVTEG
- a CDS encoding DUF3391 domain-containing protein, with the protein product MTSNTTIEVSVNDLQPGMFVSDLDRPWLETPYAIQGILIQSQHDIDKLKRYCAHVYVDIDRSEPFVAQQHLPNAGTAKVSMASSAPQSATQQHLPPAGSRISPSAANWHQPPVTSTGNESLDVLKRVKTYTNTCTAEQEIPAAVKAYNIASTLFSDISVNLEHDIKIDMHKAHEVVDTLCESIIRNPDAALLLARLKTTGKALYDNAIKTSVHLLAFGRHLGLPRQELSILGLGGLLMDVGKLRLPKAIQNKRNMALTPDERKLTKRHIAYGEEIVAQLSDIPEEVTKILLQHHERENGNGYPFGLYANQLHAYARMASIADCYEELTWGDSGMPGMKPFHALKELKENAQNGLNYSLVEQFAQCVGMFPVGSLVELNTGEIAIVLTHNRTQRFLPSIMIICDAQKKPYSTPLTLDLRTAGKSPAGVQYAIVNDLPQGAYGIDPQQYYL
- a CDS encoding biopolymer transporter ExbD translates to MKLRKSRPIQKGRIEIIPMIDVMFFLLATFMLASLSMQNLDSLQVDLPEGQAEKLSAEKPATLTLTKDGKIYINQTAVTLDTLASTLKPLLADSKQKLIVSADNEAPQGIVVQAMLRARSAGAQHFLIAVKHK
- a CDS encoding YaeQ family protein, with translation MALKPTIYKFKIALTDLNRPYYDTLNLTVAQHPSETLERMMARMLAFCLNAQESLAFTKGLSSAEEPDLWAHTPDGRIALWIDVGEPAPERIKKATRIAQSVKVYSFNSKSDVWWTQEQAKFNPLNAAVFRFQWPDIQALARPVQRTMDISVTVSEQSAYVAAESGECEVSWTVLQATD